A segment of the Luteolibacter sp. Y139 genome:
GTCTGGCCGCGCTCGGAAACTAACACCCGCTGCCTGCCCCGCCATGCGCTCGCTCCTGCTTCTCTCCGCCCTCGCTTTCACATCCTGCGCCGGCTATCAGCTCGGTGGAGCGAAGCCGGCAATCCTCCGCGACATCCACAACGTCAACGTGCCGATGTTCCACAATGACACGCTGCACCCGCGCGCCGAAGCGCTGGCCACCAGCGCCGCCACGGAGGCCATCGTGCTCGACGGAACCTATCGCATCACTTCCTTCGAGAAGGCGGACGCCGTACTGGAAGGCACGGTCCACGAAATCCAGTACACGCCGCTGCGCAGCACCCGCCTCGATACCCTGCGCCCGGAAGAACTCCAGAACACGGTGATCCTGAACTGGAAACTGACCGACCCCCGCGACCGCACGAAGGTGCTCGCCTCCGGCAGCTCCACCGGCACCAGCCGCTTCTTCGTCGACTCGAATCTCCAGACCTCGCGCA
Coding sequences within it:
- the lptE gene encoding LPS assembly lipoprotein LptE, producing the protein MRSLLLLSALAFTSCAGYQLGGAKPAILRDIHNVNVPMFHNDTLHPRAEALATSAATEAIVLDGTYRITSFEKADAVLEGTVHEIQYTPLRSTRLDTLRPEELQNTVILNWKLTDPRDRTKVLASGSSTGTSRFFVDSNLQTSRTNALPDALERASEAMISRLSNGF